One region of Solanum pennellii chromosome 6, SPENNV200 genomic DNA includes:
- the LOC107022302 gene encoding GDSL esterase/lipase EXL3-like, whose product MLYVVVCHVLLFSVWMIEAKVKLPEKVVVPAVYAFGDSIVDQGNNNYIATTIKCNFPPYGKDLRDGIPTGRFSNAKTPPDLIAEELGIKGLIPAYLDPNLKDEDLKTGVSFASGGCGYDPLTGSAFSILHLSDQLTLFQEYIEKLKSLVGKQETTHILNNSFYMVVAGSNDFLNNYYVTGFRKHQYDINSYIDHIVSWASNFVQELYKLGARRIGIMGLPPLGCVPFQRTLLGGIISRVCVDEYNRDAQLANTKFAVAFGLLSKSLPQSKLVFIDIYNLVTDFIVNSTKYGFEEVDKGCCGTGTIEVSTLCNKYSAICEDDTKYLFWDSFHPTEKGYKVLIDHTFKNQMKSLL is encoded by the exons ATgttgtatgttgttgtttgtcATGTGTTGTTGTTTAGTGTCTGGATGATTGAAGCCAAGGTGAAGCTGCCGGAAAAAGTGGTTGTACCGGCGGTTTATGCATTTGGAGACTCGATTGTGGATCAAGGAAATAATAACTACATAGCCACAACAATCAAGTGTAATTTTCCACCTTATGGAAAGGACTTAAGGGATGGCATACCAACAGGAAGGTTTAGTAATGCCAAGACGCCACCGGACTTGATAG CTGAAGAACTGGGGATCAAAGGGCTTATTCCAGCTTATTTGGATCCAAATCTAAAGGATGAAGATCTCAAAACTGGTGTAAGTTTTGCATCTGGAGGTTGCGGATATGATCCTCTAACAGGTTCCGCCTTC TCAATCCTACATCTATCAGATCAATTAACTCTCTTCCAAGAATACATTGAGAAGCTAAAGAGCTTAGTTGGGAAACAAGAAACCACACATATTTTAAACAATAGTTTTTATATGGTGGTTGCTGGTAGTAATGATTTTCTCAACAACTACTACGTCACCGGATTTCGCAAGCATCAATACGATATTAACTCCTATATCGATCATATAGTGTCATGGGCTTCAAACTTCGTACAA gaATTGTATAAGTTGGGTGCAAGAAGAATTGGGATTATGGGGCTTCCTCCATTAGGGTGTGTGCCCTTTCAAAGAACACTACTAGGTGGAATAATATCTAGAGTTTGTGTGGACGAATACAATCGAGATGCACAATTGGCCAACACTAAATTCGCAGTTGCATTTGGTTTATTATCAAAATCATTGCCTCAGTCCAAGTTGGTTTTCATTGATATCTATAATCTTGTTACTGATTTCATTGTTAACAGTACAAAATATG GTTTTGAAGAAGTCGATAAAGGGTGTTGTGGTACAGGAACGATAGAGGTGAGCACACTATGCAACAAATATAGTGCAATATGTGAAGATGACACGAAATATTTGTTTTGGGATAGTTTCCATCCCACGGAGAAAGGTTATAAGGTTCTCATTGATCACACcttcaaaaatcaaatgaaaagttTGTTATAG